In the genome of Arabidopsis thaliana chromosome 4, partial sequence, the window TTGATCATGTGGCTAAGGTGAAACAGAGCGTTGAAGATACTTTAAATAGTATTAGACGGTTCCGGGCTAAACTCGAGACAAAGGAACATAATTTGGAAGCTTTGTTACAGGAAACGAAAACTAAGTTATGATTTGAAACATGATCTACGCATGTATGGAGCGTTAGGTTGGACTTTTTATAGCACTCTCCCACGTAATATTAAACTACTAGCTACAATGGGGGATCAAGAAAGCACATtcgttttagggtttaatttattttagggtttcttcagtaagagtttttagattttcttttaacaaaaaggtTAAATGTTTAGATTCTTTTACCAATATAGTACTCACTAGAAATATACTCCACCTCAGGTAATGCAGAGGCCATAAATACTAGCTGAGTTCCCTGACTCATTAATGGAAAATAAATGTTGTGACTCATTAAAACAGGTAGCGGGATGTCTAATAAATAAGAGGAGCCATGAGATGATAACGAAAAGACACTGATCTTTAACTTAGACTTGagtcatttttttgttgaacaaTGGCGGATCCAGTTCTTCAATCTACGACAAACCCACATTTCTTTCAGCCTCTTCTTCCTTGCTTCGACTCCTACCTCGTACTCTGTCTCTGTCCCTTTCTACGAGCATTAGCTTATTGAGAAAGGTGGTTTcgttttaaaaactctttttcatatttttgcaGAACACTCCTGTAACCTTCTAATTTGTAAAGATTAAGTTATTTGGatctttatgtttgtttgtttttttttttttttttttttttttaactaaaatatatttatagaattGGGCTTCCCAGAAAATGGGCCTGGCCTTGAACAAATACAATTCAGAAAACAGCCACAAAAAGGGTTAAACGGAAAAGTCGAATGCTTCACCGGAGAGAAGATCCGGACCTGCTGATGGACGGAGGCAAAGAATGAGATAGATAACCCAGCAAACACAAGACCCACGGTTTAGTTACCACATTTGGATCTTTATGTTGTTGATTCATTTAGTTACCACATTTatatcaagatttttttttttcaactctttttttacatttatatctaGAGATATTGGTAGAAAAATGTAATGAGTTTATTAtgttacttcttcttttttatatacagaagatttatttcttttacattaaactttatatattgaCCCATACATTCTAATAGAAACAGTTAACATAgtgatttatctttttgtcaACCATTTAATTAACATGCATAAGATTGGTCAATTTATTCCCTGCTTTATGTgatttagttagttttttcATAAGTTAAATAACAGAGACTAATGAAGACTCTGTTTATAAGTCTGTGCTTAAACAAATTATGTACGTTAATTCTCTGTAAGTTTTATTCACATAGTTGACTTTATTGAGGATCCCATACTGTTTCTATTATTGCATGTCAGAAGACTTCGAAGTAGGCCAAACCAAAAGAGTACAACATATCTTTTTACTTATTTGCATTATTggatttaaaagaaaacagagtactCTTCCAAAGCAACTCAAAAGCTCTAAACTTTCTGTGAATCTCcccaagaacaacaacaaccttcGGATCTTTAGTTCGAAGTGATCGGCAATGAACAACCCGACACTCTTTTCTCCTAAAAGTCCACACTTTTTCCAGCCTCTTCTTCCCGGTTTCAAGAGCCACATCGTAAgtaatctctctgtttctctctctctgaacATATAGACTCATGTCACAATTCTATTCGTTTGTTGCAGAACATTCCTGTGAAGTTCTTCTCCAAGTATATCAAGGGGAAACACGAAGGAAAGACCGTAAAATTGAGATCAGATTCTTCGAAGAGAACATGGAAAGTGAAGATTGAGGGCCATACGCTCACCGACGGTTGGAAAGAGTTTGTGGAGGCACATGATCTTCGAATCAGTGACTTCGTCATCTTCAAACACAAAGGAGACATGTTCTTCGATGTCACTGCTTTAGGATCCAGTTGCTGTGAGGTCCAATACGCACCATCTTGTAGTCACGGTGAAAACGAAGAGAGTGATGAAATTGGTAAAACTATTCAATGAGCATTTAGATTTATCTAGACTCTTTACTATTTGTGAACCGTTAATTTTCTGCTTCAGGGGAATCTTcaagaaaggagaaagaaattgAGGAGAATATAGAAACAGAACCCGATCAGTTTTCATCAGATCTAACATGTTTTAGCCAATCTGTGACCACTTCAAACCTAATGAGAGATTCAGTGGTTAGTTAGTTGTTACTATATTCCATATATTGATTTTACAGTTTAAGTATGTGTGAGTATATATAATCCCCAATGCAATTTGATGACTGATGCAGGGTGTGCCCAGAGATTTCGCAAAGCGATATGGTTTCAACATAGGAAGGCATGAGATAGTTTTGATGAACGAAGAAGGAAAGCCATGGGAATCAGAAGTTATAAGTTATAAGTCTGGTAAAGTTATTGTAGCTGGAGGTTGGAAAAGTCTCTGCACTGAAAGTAAATTAGAAGTTGGAGATTCTTGTACATTTAAACTGCTTCACAACGCCAAAATGCCCGTGTTTCGGCTCTGCAGCAAGCTCCCAAAGGCTGGAGCAGAGGCTCGGCCACTCAAGAGAGCTCGAGTCCAAAGATGGAGCCAAGAGAGTAGATCGAAGCATGACGTGAGGGAGAAGATAGCTGAAGAAGGAGAACCTTCTCGTCGCAATCGCACATCTAACAAGTCTACTGGTGATCAAGGAAAGTTGCAGCAAACGCAATCTTGCTTTATCTTTGATCATGTGGCTAAGGTGAACCAGAGCGTTGATAACATGGGTAAAAGGCAATGTATAAATGAGTCTTGTTGATTTTCAAGAACATCTACAAGGTCTAGCTAACTTGTCCAACTTTTGTGAAAACAGGAAAGCTTCTGAGAAAGAAACATGTGAACAAGAGGATTCCTGAAACAGAAGCAAAGTCTTTTTCATTATACAAGTCTTGTTTCGTTGCATATGTAACAGATTGGAACCTACGAGAGGATACACTGGTTGGTACTTCAGATCTACTGTTGATTCCTTTTGAGAGCCGTGAAGGTTGATTACtcatgtttaaaattttactttgCAGTCTCTTCCAAGGAATTTTGTTAGGTCCGATGGTCTGATTAAAGGAAGTAACAAGATTGTTCTAATGAATGAAGGAGCAAGGACATGGACGCTTATTCTGAAGTTTAGGGATTCACGTAGATCGTTTTACAGTAGGGGTGGCTGGAGAAGTTTCTGCCGTGAGAATGGGCTTAAACCTGGAGATTCTGTCACGTTTAAACTGGAGAGTAGCAACACAAAAACGCCTCTACTCCTTTTCTCCATTGCAGAATCAAAGAGTGCTTCCACAAAAGATAGGACCCGATTTCTGACACTAACTGTCACACCATCCAGTATCCGCAGTTCCAGACTTGTAAGTTTTGTTCCCTTGTTTTTGGTATTGATGCTTTGTGAAGTGCACAGAGTATATAAGCTAATTGTCTCCCTTTCTTTGCAGTATCTTTCGAAGAAGTTTATTAGTGTTAACAAGATGGAAAGGGCAGGAGGGAAGAAGATAACTCTATTGGACAAGAATGGAGAAGAGTGGCCAGTGACCTTACTGATGGATAAAAGATATACAAGGATGGTTTTGGGTTCAGGGTTGAGAGAATTCTGCAATGCTATTGGCGTTAAGGCATATGAATCTGTGGTGTTGGAGTTGGTTTGGGAAGAGACAACAACTCTTCCTATGTTCAAATTCTGCTCCAAGATCAAGACTTGACTCTAATTTGCACCCAAGTTATTATAAGTAAGAATGGTCTGTTTTAGTGAGCTCACAACCTATGCAGTATGAATCCAGTGTAGTCTTTCTATTTATGTCAACAACATTTACTCTAATAAGGGTCTTGAAAACAAGTAATAACAATATATAAGTTCTATCTATTATCACTATTCTGTAATATCATCTGCGTAAGTTAGAGCTTAGAAGCTTTCTGCATAACAATTGATCAAAACGCTAATTACTCTAACTGGCCATTTCGGTTGGTTCTTGATTATTCTGATGCACAAACCTGTTATGATGTTTACATTTCTCTTAAAACTAACTTACACTATATAGATAACTATACTCTGCCTCAGCTAATGCAAAAGCCACAAAACTAGATTATATCtccaaatagaaaataaagaaaaaggagcAATGCCACCAAATCAGTAAACGAGATGTTAGCaccaatctttttttggtaatgaatTTTCCTTcaccaaaagaacaaaaagtagTGACTCATTTAatgaaaagagaataaaagGAGTGTTCATTAATGAAACAGGTAGCTGGAGCTCTCATTAATAAGAGGAACCATGCGAGGATTACCAAAAGAGTAAAAGACACTCATAAACTTAGActgaatcatttttttgttttgttttctagggctttcttttcttggaaACGCTTTATCTAAATCTTTTGAACAATGGCGGATCCAGTTCTTCAATCTCCGAAAAACTCACATTTCTTCCAGCCACTTCTTCCCGGCTTCGACTCTTACCTTGTACTACTCTCTTATACGAGTAAATACAGCTTATGTTGAGAGAGATGGTTTCGTTTTAATAATCTCTTTT includes:
- a CDS encoding Transcriptional factor B3 family protein, with protein sequence MNNPTLFSPKSPHFFQPLLPGFKSHINIPVKFFSKYIKGKHEGKTVKLRSDSSKRTWKVKIEGHTLTDGWKEFVEAHDLRISDFVIFKHKGDMFFDVTALGSSCCEVQYAPSCSHGENEESDEIGESSRKEKEIEENIETEPDQFSSDLTCFSQSVTTSNLMRDSVGVPRDFAKRYGFNIGRHEIVLMNEEGKPWESEVISYKSGKVIVAGGWKSLCTESKLEVGDSCTFKLLHNAKMPVFRLCSKLPKAGAEARPLKRARVQRWSQESRSKHDVREKIAEEGEPSRRNRTSNKSTGDQGKLQQTQSCFIFDHVAKVNQSVDNMGKLLRKKHVNKRIPETEAKSFSLYKSCFVAYVTDWNLREDTLSLPRNFVRSDGLIKGSNKIVLMNEGARTWTLILKFRDSRRSFYSRGGWRSFCRENGLKPGDSVTFKLESSNTKTPLLLFSIAESKSASTKDRTRFLTLTVTPSSIRSSRLYLSKKFISVNKMERAGGKKITLLDKNGEEWPVTLLMDKRYTRMVLGSGLREFCNAIGVKAYESVVLELVWEETTTLPMFKFCSKIKT
- a CDS encoding Transcriptional factor B3 family protein (Transcriptional factor B3 family protein; FUNCTIONS IN: DNA binding, sequence-specific DNA binding transcription factor activity; INVOLVED IN: regulation of transcription, DNA-dependent; LOCATED IN: cellular_component unknown; CONTAINS InterPro DOMAIN/s: Transcriptional factor B3 (InterPro:IPR003340); BEST Arabidopsis thaliana protein match is: transcriptional factor B3 family protein (TAIR:AT4G31640.1); Has 613 Blast hits to 336 proteins in 14 species: Archae - 0; Bacteria - 0; Metazoa - 0; Fungi - 0; Plants - 613; Viruses - 0; Other Eukaryotes - 0 (source: NCBI BLink).) — its product is MNNPTLFSPKSPHFFQPLLPGFKSHINIPVKFFSKYIKGKHEGKTVKLRSDSSKRTWKVKIEGHTLTDGWKEFVEAHDLRISDFVIFKHKGDMFFDVTALGSSCWESSRKEKEIEENIETEPDQFSSDLTCFSQSVTTSNLMRDSVGVPRDFAKRYGFNIGRHEIVLMNEEGKPWESEVISYKSGKVIVAGGWKSLCTESKLEVGDSCTFKLLHNAKMPVFRLCSKLPKAGAEARPLKRARVQRWSQESRSKHDVREKIAEEGEPSRRNRTSNKSTGDQGKLQQTQSCFIFDHVAKSLPRNFVRSDGLIKGSNKIVLMNEGARTWTLILKFRDSRRSFYSRGGWRSFCRENGLKPGDSVTFKLESSNTKTPLLLFSIAESKSASTKDRTRFLTLTVTPSSIRSSRLYLSKKFISVNKMERAGGKKITLLDKNGEEWPVTLLMDKRYTRMVLGSGLREFCNAIGVKAYESVVLELVWEETTTLPMFKFCSKIKT